The Amphiura filiformis chromosome 12, Afil_fr2py, whole genome shotgun sequence genome includes a region encoding these proteins:
- the LOC140165332 gene encoding bombesin receptor subtype-3-like: MMTHHIVTTTDVPTFVTDNISIGSNHSVDDGHYLLAILIQSLCRVSMESLGHCLVLFIFASIGMLGNIALFFAILLNKQLLSVPNIFIVNLTIADLVLIWTTAPFNIRHELTACWLLGSTACKIKHYIPIVAQGACVFSLAALSRERYTAIVRRLESRLRNSSRRTLLIVTLCWVAGFVIGIPVLLITDTNTFGLLCQYMPINDGFTWPKCYIVFLFLTLYVLPFLVISINYAEIARTLCKKSVAQTDNNQAAMRQVQVRKRLALIVIIITVFFGLFWFPYHVYHMWYMFTKNHDNIRGNKPQVKIFRHFYNYMSLANSCFNPWVVFMMSSAHRGPLIRCFSKLVCTSWRSKKSQRKQSKKVSTTTSSDYYTAPSSKL; this comes from the coding sequence aTGATGACGCACCACATTGTCACAACCACCGATGTACCGACATTCGTCACCGATAACATCAGCATCGGATCTAACCATTCTGTAGACGATGGACACTATCTCTTAGCCATTTTAATACAAAGTCTGTGTCGAGTGTCAATGGAAAGTCTCGGGCATTGCCTCGTCTTATTCATCTTCGCTAGTATCGGCATGCTGGGTAACATCGCTTTGTTTTTTGCTATTTTACTCAATAAACAACTTCTAAGTGTCCCAAATATTTTCATCGTCAACTTAACAATTGCTGATTTGGTGTTGATATGGACTACAGCGCCGTTTAACATCAGACATGAGTTAACAGCATGTTGGTTACTGGGATCTACCGCGTGTAAGATTAAGCACTATATCCCCATTGTTGCACAAGGGGCGTGTGTATTTTCGCTAGCAGCCCTTAGTCGTGAACGATACACTGCCATTGTCAGACGTCTAGAATCAAGACTTCGTAATAGCTCTCGACGAACGTTGCTGATTGTTACACTTTGTTGGGTCGCTGGATTCGTGATTGGTATACCAGTGTTACTAATTACTGATACAAACACGTTTGGTTTGTTGTGTCAGTATATGCCAATTAATGATGGGTTTACGTGGCCTAAATGTTATATAGTGTTTCTATTCCTCACACTGTACGTGTTACCATTTTTGGTTATTTCAATCAATTACGCAGAGATAGCACGCACGCTGTGTAAGAAAAGTGTAGCACAGACGGATAATAATCAGGCAGCGATGCGACAGGTGCAAGTGAGAAAGCGACTGGCGTTAATCGTAATTATTATCACGGTGTTTTTTGGCCTCTTTTGGTTTCCGTACCATGTTTACCACATGTGGTATATGTTTACCAAAAATCATGACAATATTCGAGGTAACAAACCACAAGTGAAAATCTTCAGACATTTTTACAATTATATGTCTCTTGCGAATTCATGCTTTAATCCGTGGGTAGTTTTCATGATGAGTTCCGCCCACAGAGGTCCACTGATAAGATGTTTTAGTAAACTTGTATGTACCAGCTGGAGATCAAAGAAAAGCCAACGAAAACAATCGAAAAAGGTTTCTACTACAACATCGTCTGATTATTATACAGCCCCATCATCTAAATTATAA